In the Aliarcobacter cryaerophilus genome, one interval contains:
- a CDS encoding energy transducer TonB yields the protein MKRYLNSFFITSFIYLIIAIMFINVISEISLETKKEEESITKISLNSVAIQKVEEVTKEIEKKIVTEPIVEKIVEKPAPKVIEKPKKVEKKIVKQEKQIEKVVEKTPEKIVEQATENIEKIQVAEQNETSQKQQSSIQENSNKQKSQNLENEYLAKVKNKIEKNKVYPKVAKRLNQTGKVIVSFDILKDGKVTNIKIINKSKFEKLDEASIELLTNIGFFEAIPNELNKTVWNIQIPINYQIN from the coding sequence ATGAAACGATATTTAAACTCTTTTTTTATAACTAGTTTTATATATTTAATTATTGCCATAATGTTCATTAATGTTATTAGTGAAATAAGCCTTGAAACAAAAAAAGAAGAAGAGAGTATTACAAAAATATCATTAAATAGTGTTGCAATTCAAAAAGTGGAAGAAGTTACAAAAGAGATAGAAAAAAAGATTGTTACTGAACCAATTGTTGAAAAAATTGTTGAAAAACCTGCACCAAAAGTTATAGAAAAGCCAAAAAAAGTTGAAAAGAAGATTGTAAAACAAGAGAAACAAATTGAAAAAGTTGTTGAAAAAACTCCAGAAAAGATAGTTGAACAAGCAACTGAAAATATTGAAAAAATACAAGTAGCTGAACAAAATGAAACTTCACAAAAGCAACAATCTTCTATTCAAGAAAATTCAAATAAGCAAAAAAGTCAAAATTTAGAAAATGAATATTTAGCAAAAGTAAAAAATAAGATAGAGAAGAATAAAGTCTATCCAAAAGTTGCAAAAAGATTAAATCAAACTGGAAAAGTGATAGTATCTTTTGATATTTTAAAAGATGGAAAAGTTACAAATATAAAAATTATTAATAAATCAAAATTTGAAAAATTGGATGAAGCAAGCATTGAACTTCTTACAAATATAGGATTCTTTGAAGCGATTCCAAATGAATTAAATAAAACAGTTTGGAATATTCAAATTCCTATAAACTACCAAATAAATTAA
- a CDS encoding D-alanyl-D-alanine carboxypeptidase family protein — MRRFYYLIVLFFIFNIYLFAQSDRSFVVIDANTNKVLIEEKSNKKHKIASLTKIWTALIVLENSNLDDEVVVSKRATLQQGSSIYLKENQIYTIKDLVHGMLLRSGNDASVALAEHIAGSEEKFVKLMNKRAKEFGIKNTKFVDVTGLGNNISTAKDVAIMFELALKNSKFKDISGQSSYKNSLNGQIWKNKHKLVVENSKAFAGKTGYTKQSGRTLATAFYDEKSSKSFIVVTLNEKDDWKLHKSLAQKVFMK, encoded by the coding sequence ATGAGAAGATTTTACTATTTAATAGTATTGTTTTTTATTTTTAATATTTATTTATTTGCACAAAGTGATAGATCATTTGTAGTAATAGATGCTAATACAAATAAAGTTTTAATAGAAGAAAAATCAAATAAAAAACATAAAATAGCAAGTCTTACAAAAATTTGGACTGCTTTAATTGTTTTAGAAAATAGTAACTTAGATGATGAAGTAGTAGTTTCAAAGAGAGCAACTTTACAGCAAGGTTCATCTATATATTTAAAAGAGAATCAAATTTATACTATAAAAGATTTGGTTCATGGAATGTTGCTTCGCTCTGGTAATGATGCTTCAGTTGCTTTGGCAGAACATATTGCTGGAAGTGAAGAAAAATTTGTAAAACTTATGAATAAAAGAGCAAAAGAGTTTGGTATAAAAAATACAAAATTTGTAGATGTTACAGGACTTGGAAACAATATATCAACTGCAAAAGATGTAGCAATTATGTTTGAATTGGCTTTAAAAAATAGCAAATTTAAAGATATATCAGGTCAATCTTCATATAAAAATAGTTTAAATGGTCAAATTTGGAAAAATAAGCATAAACTAGTTGTAGAAAACAGTAAGGCTTTTGCAGGTAAAACTGGATATACAAAACAAAGTGGAAGGACTTTAGCTACTGCTTTTTATGATGAAAAAAGTTCTAAATCATTTATAGTAGTTACTTTAAATGAAAAAGATGATTGGAAATTGCATAAATCTTTGGCTCAAAAAGTTTTTATGAAATAG
- a CDS encoding diguanylate cyclase, whose amino-acid sequence MKLFLLLLVSTFLYSSSLEKVSIQFNWKYQFEVAGFIAAKEKGFYENVGLDVELKEYNPEVDILFDVLNNKVTYGISSSNIVLENKKIASIVLLASYLQKSPLVFITKPDIRTPSQFLGKTIMGNKDELKNSSLALFLSHFNINFSNTKFIPHNFKIDDFINGKVEIMSAFRSNQLYELDKRKIDYNIIDPADYGFVMSAVNLYTSKEEAFKNKYRTQKFIEATNRGWEYALKNKEEIIDILIKKYGVNKSKEALLYERDVVNQVMMRDFYPIGKVSPELTQRLVKQLSYSGMIEPNQKINHIFFENIVDKIPSDFSLTKSEKEYLNNKHSLKMCIDPFWYPIEFMKDGKISGITSDLKRYFEEKIQINIDVVPTNNWNESLDFIKDKKCDIISSISPSYDRMSYLNFTKPILTLPIVVTTQKDKPFLRDISLLKNEKIAILKGHFIAEYIKDYFPYLKIVEVASMNEGLYLVEQGEVYGYIDNALVLSSTIQKEFSNSLKIGFRFDILDELSIGTRNDEPILNDIFSRLVDDLDETKKQEFLNNWTIITEQVGWFSLKEIIFLVIFTTTIFGGLIFYQRKLKILNKKLKKLYLTDKLTGLYNRFKIDKELSLQKDNIDRNDSYSCGLILIDIDYFKSINDTLGHLVGDCILKDISKFLKNNLRKTDIIGRWGGEEFLIILPFTSKDIAKKIAENLRALIEENNFSYKMNRKITISIGVTEFSKSKSVEDTLLLVDNLLYKAKENGRNRVEVS is encoded by the coding sequence ATGAAATTATTTTTGTTACTGTTAGTAAGCACATTTTTGTATTCATCAAGTTTAGAAAAAGTATCTATTCAATTTAATTGGAAATATCAGTTTGAAGTTGCTGGATTTATTGCTGCAAAAGAGAAAGGATTTTATGAGAATGTTGGTTTGGATGTTGAACTTAAAGAGTATAATCCAGAAGTAGATATACTTTTTGATGTTTTAAATAATAAAGTTACATATGGAATATCAAGTTCAAATATAGTTTTAGAAAATAAGAAGATAGCTTCAATAGTTCTTTTGGCAAGTTATTTACAAAAATCACCTTTAGTTTTTATAACAAAACCAGATATAAGAACCCCTTCGCAATTTTTGGGAAAAACTATTATGGGAAATAAAGATGAGTTAAAAAATAGCTCTTTAGCACTTTTTCTTTCACATTTTAATATAAATTTTTCAAATACAAAATTTATACCACATAATTTTAAAATAGATGATTTTATTAATGGTAAAGTTGAAATAATGAGTGCTTTTAGGTCAAATCAACTATATGAATTAGATAAAAGAAAGATAGATTACAACATAATAGATCCAGCTGATTATGGTTTTGTTATGAGCGCTGTAAATTTATATACTTCAAAAGAGGAAGCTTTTAAAAATAAATATAGAACTCAAAAATTTATTGAAGCAACAAATCGTGGTTGGGAGTATGCTTTAAAAAATAAAGAAGAGATTATAGATATTTTAATAAAAAAATATGGAGTTAATAAGTCAAAAGAAGCGCTTCTTTATGAGAGAGATGTTGTAAATCAAGTTATGATGAGAGATTTTTATCCTATTGGAAAAGTAAGTCCAGAATTAACGCAAAGATTGGTAAAACAGCTAAGTTATTCTGGTATGATAGAACCAAATCAAAAAATAAATCACATCTTTTTTGAAAATATAGTAGATAAAATTCCTAGTGATTTTTCTTTAACTAAAAGTGAAAAAGAGTATTTAAATAATAAACATAGTTTAAAGATGTGTATTGATCCATTTTGGTATCCAATAGAGTTTATGAAAGATGGAAAAATTTCTGGAATAACATCTGATTTAAAAAGATATTTTGAGGAAAAAATTCAAATAAATATAGATGTAGTACCTACAAACAACTGGAATGAATCTCTTGATTTTATAAAAGATAAAAAGTGTGATATTATATCTTCAATTTCTCCTAGCTATGATAGAATGAGCTACTTAAATTTTACAAAACCAATATTAACTCTTCCTATTGTAGTTACAACACAAAAAGACAAACCTTTTTTAAGAGATATTTCACTTCTTAAAAATGAAAAAATAGCTATTTTAAAAGGACATTTTATTGCTGAATATATTAAAGATTATTTTCCTTATTTAAAAATAGTTGAAGTTGCATCAATGAATGAAGGGCTTTATTTAGTAGAACAAGGAGAAGTTTATGGATATATTGATAATGCGCTTGTTTTATCTTCAACAATACAAAAAGAGTTTTCAAATAGTTTAAAAATTGGCTTTAGATTTGATATTTTAGATGAACTCTCAATAGGAACTAGAAATGATGAACCTATTTTAAATGATATATTTTCAAGACTTGTAGATGATTTAGATGAAACAAAGAAACAAGAGTTTTTAAATAACTGGACCATTATTACGGAACAAGTTGGTTGGTTTAGTTTAAAAGAGATTATATTTTTAGTTATATTTACAACTACTATTTTTGGTGGATTGATTTTTTATCAAAGAAAGTTGAAAATACTAAATAAAAAGCTTAAAAAATTGTATTTAACAGATAAGTTAACAGGACTTTATAATAGATTTAAAATAGATAAAGAGCTCTCTTTGCAAAAAGATAATATAGATAGAAATGATAGTTACTCTTGTGGTTTAATACTTATTGATATTGATTATTTTAAAAGTATAAATGATACTTTAGGGCATTTAGTAGGAGATTGTATTTTAAAAGATATTTCAAAGTTTTTAAAAAATAATCTTAGAAAAACAGATATTATTGGAAGATGGGGAGGAGAAGAGTTTTTGATTATTCTTCCATTCACTTCAAAAGATATTGCAAAAAAAATTGCTGAAAATTTAAGAGCTCTTATTGAAGAGAATAATTTTTCTTATAAGATGAATAGAAAAATAACAATTAGCATAGGAGTAACAGAGTTTTCAAAGAGTAAAAGTGTAGAAGATACTCTTTTACTCGTAGATAATCTACTTTATAAAGCTAAAGAAAATGGAAGAAATAGGGTAGAAGTGTCTTAA
- the exbB gene encoding TonB-system energizer ExbB, producing the protein MDDIETLKHLVDYGVIALLVIMSFIAVFFFIERVLFYKKIDVKSYKTKKALDIALTKHLTIIGTIASNSPYIGLLGTVLAIMLTFMTMGNAGDIDASKIMESLALALKATAAGLVVAIISMVFYNILSRFAEVLESDYEATEI; encoded by the coding sequence ATGGATGATATTGAAACATTAAAACATTTAGTTGATTATGGTGTAATAGCTTTATTAGTAATTATGAGCTTTATTGCTGTTTTTTTCTTTATAGAAAGAGTTTTGTTTTATAAAAAAATTGATGTAAAAAGCTACAAAACAAAAAAAGCTTTAGATATTGCTCTTACAAAACATCTTACAATAATTGGAACTATTGCTTCAAACTCTCCATATATTGGACTTTTAGGAACTGTTTTAGCGATTATGCTTACATTTATGACAATGGGAAATGCAGGAGATATTGATGCTTCAAAAATTATGGAGAGTTTAGCACTAGCTCTTAAAGCAACTGCTGCTGGATTAGTTGTTGCAATTATATCTATGGTTTTTTACAATATCTTAAGTAGATTTGCAGAAGTTTTGGAAAGTGATTATGAAGCTACAGAAATATGA
- the exbD gene encoding TonB system transport protein ExbD yields the protein MKLQKYDSINVIPFIDVLLVLLAIVLLTSTFITKGIIPVNLPDSKNASKLKSDKEVVIVINNQGELFLEDINISLENIEFELLEKSKDTPIHLNTDKETKFEHFVNVLDMLKKNEFSNVSIVTKK from the coding sequence ATGAAGCTACAGAAATATGATTCAATAAATGTTATTCCATTTATAGATGTTTTATTAGTACTTCTTGCAATTGTTCTATTAACTTCTACATTTATAACAAAAGGAATAATTCCTGTAAATTTACCAGATTCTAAAAATGCTAGTAAATTAAAAAGTGATAAAGAGGTGGTAATAGTTATAAATAATCAAGGTGAACTATTTTTAGAAGATATAAACATATCTTTGGAAAATATTGAATTTGAACTTTTAGAAAAATCAAAAGATACACCAATTCATTTAAATACTGATAAAGAGACAAAATTTGAACATTTTGTAAATGTTTTAGATATGTTGAAGAAAAATGAATTCTCGAATGTATCAATAGTAACAAAAAAATAA
- the groL gene encoding chaperonin GroEL (60 kDa chaperone family; promotes refolding of misfolded polypeptides especially under stressful conditions; forms two stacked rings of heptamers to form a barrel-shaped 14mer; ends can be capped by GroES; misfolded proteins enter the barrel where they are refolded when GroES binds): MAKEIIFSDNARNRLFAGVEKLADAVKVTMGPRGRNVLLQKSFGAPTITKDGVSVAKEIELADTLENMGAQLVKEVASKTADEAGDGTTTATVLAHSIFKEGLRNVTAGANPISLKRGMDKACEAILGELKKSSKVVANKTEIEQVATISANSDSAIGKMIAEAMEKVGKDGVITVEEAKGISDELDVVEGMQFDRGYLSPYFVTNPEKMTTEFNNPFILLYDKKISSLKEMLPILEGVNKSGRPLLIIAEDVDGEALATLVVNRLRGALQIAAVKAPGFGDRRKAMLEDIAVLTGGTVVSEEMGMKLETTDLSALGTASKIVIDKDNTTIVDGSGSKDAVLARVNQIKAEIANTTSDYDREKLQERLAKLSGGVAVIKVGAATETEMKEKKDRVDDALSATRAAVEEGIVIGGGAALIRAAAKVKLDLCGDEQIGAAIVLRAIKAPLKQIALNAGYDAGVVANEVEKSSNENLGFNAATGEYVDMFEAGIVDPAKVERVAMQNAVSVASLLLTTEATVTDIKEDRPSMPDMSGMGGMGGMPGMM, translated from the coding sequence ATGGCAAAAGAGATTATATTTAGTGATAATGCAAGAAATAGACTGTTTGCTGGAGTTGAAAAACTAGCAGATGCAGTTAAAGTTACTATGGGTCCACGAGGAAGAAATGTTTTATTACAAAAATCTTTTGGTGCGCCAACAATTACAAAAGATGGAGTAAGTGTTGCAAAAGAGATTGAACTTGCTGATACTTTAGAAAATATGGGAGCTCAACTTGTAAAAGAGGTTGCTAGTAAAACTGCTGATGAAGCTGGAGATGGAACAACAACAGCAACAGTTTTAGCTCACTCTATTTTTAAAGAGGGACTTAGAAACGTAACAGCTGGAGCAAACCCAATCTCTTTAAAAAGAGGAATGGATAAGGCTTGTGAAGCTATTTTAGGGGAGCTTAAAAAATCTTCAAAAGTTGTTGCAAATAAAACAGAAATAGAGCAAGTTGCAACAATTTCAGCAAACTCAGATAGTGCAATTGGAAAAATGATTGCTGAAGCTATGGAAAAAGTTGGAAAAGATGGTGTTATTACTGTTGAAGAGGCAAAAGGAATTTCGGATGAACTAGATGTTGTAGAAGGAATGCAGTTTGATAGAGGATATTTAAGTCCATATTTTGTTACAAATCCTGAAAAAATGACAACAGAGTTTAATAATCCATTTATTCTACTATATGATAAAAAAATATCTTCATTAAAAGAGATGTTACCTATTTTAGAAGGTGTTAATAAATCTGGAAGACCTCTTTTAATAATTGCAGAAGATGTTGATGGTGAAGCATTAGCAACTTTAGTTGTAAATAGATTAAGAGGTGCATTACAAATTGCTGCTGTTAAAGCTCCAGGATTTGGTGATAGAAGAAAAGCTATGCTTGAAGATATTGCTGTATTAACTGGTGGAACTGTTGTATCAGAAGAGATGGGAATGAAACTTGAAACTACAGATTTAAGTGCACTTGGAACTGCTTCAAAAATTGTAATTGATAAAGATAATACAACTATTGTTGATGGAAGTGGAAGTAAAGATGCAGTTCTTGCAAGAGTAAACCAAATTAAAGCAGAAATTGCAAATACAACAAGTGATTATGATAGAGAAAAATTACAAGAGAGACTTGCAAAATTAAGTGGTGGAGTTGCTGTAATTAAAGTTGGAGCTGCAACAGAGACTGAAATGAAAGAGAAAAAAGATAGAGTTGATGATGCTTTAAGTGCAACAAGAGCTGCTGTTGAAGAGGGAATTGTAATTGGTGGAGGAGCTGCATTAATTAGAGCTGCTGCTAAAGTAAAACTTGATCTTTGTGGTGATGAGCAAATTGGAGCTGCTATTGTTTTAAGAGCTATTAAAGCACCATTAAAACAGATTGCTTTAAATGCTGGATATGATGCTGGAGTTGTTGCAAATGAGGTTGAAAAATCTTCAAATGAGAACTTAGGATTTAATGCTGCAACTGGTGAGTATGTAGATATGTTTGAGGCTGGAATTGTTGATCCTGCAAAAGTTGAAAGAGTTGCGATGCAAAATGCTGTTTCAGTAGCATCACTACTTTTAACAACAGAAGCAACTGTTACAGATATTAAAGAAGATAGACCTAGTATGCCTGATATGAGCGGAATGGGTGGTATGGGCGGAATGCCAGGAATGATGTAA
- a CDS encoding TolC family protein — protein MKKLLLVLLILSLFINHLNANEKDLQIIQKDKKEYRLLEKESIQTRQQSQKYDWISPIDLSGNIGRNHSFSDENSRNLNNKNTKSASIGFTQSIFESGGIGFKMEYADNRFKYEMLSWENQNSQLIYTIYNTLLDIKKLKLEINQNDYRIVNKDIELIIKKIQYEAGKTDIIELNNAIMSKNLIQKEEIALKNSLKEKEQELAKYTDLKYDEIEILDFQETNKDIFLDKNYSILEADAKVEMLNSEYKIKKSQYLPKLSLSAKASYSSQDEKFNSMIGDTNKDDATSSGSLILSMPLYDYTKSSKVQESKIEVLKQKALVNDLKNETAFEYEQIFTKIDTYLKQNETINKNIKLYEELIGANKISSEAGMTSKYDLEILENTKTINEFDILINKINILQQYAKLYFKIKN, from the coding sequence TTGAAAAAGCTACTATTAGTTTTATTAATTTTGAGTCTATTTATAAATCATTTAAATGCGAATGAGAAAGATTTGCAAATTATTCAAAAAGATAAAAAAGAGTATAGACTTTTGGAAAAAGAGTCTATACAAACAAGACAACAAAGTCAGAAATATGATTGGATAAGTCCTATTGATTTAAGTGGAAATATTGGAAGAAATCACTCTTTTTCTGATGAAAATAGTCGTAATTTAAATAATAAAAATACAAAGAGTGCATCTATTGGATTTACTCAATCTATTTTTGAATCAGGTGGAATAGGTTTTAAAATGGAGTATGCTGATAATAGATTTAAATATGAGATGCTGTCATGGGAGAATCAAAATTCACAACTTATTTATACAATTTATAATACTTTATTAGATATTAAAAAATTGAAGTTAGAGATAAATCAAAATGATTATAGAATTGTAAATAAAGATATTGAGTTAATAATTAAAAAAATTCAATATGAAGCTGGAAAAACTGATATTATAGAACTTAATAATGCAATTATGAGTAAAAATTTAATACAAAAAGAGGAGATAGCTTTAAAAAATAGCTTAAAAGAGAAAGAGCAAGAGTTAGCAAAATATACAGATTTGAAGTATGATGAGATTGAAATTTTAGATTTTCAAGAAACTAACAAAGATATTTTTTTGGATAAAAACTACTCAATTTTAGAAGCAGATGCAAAAGTTGAGATGTTAAATAGTGAATATAAAATAAAAAAGAGTCAATATCTTCCAAAATTAAGTTTAAGTGCAAAAGCTAGTTACTCAAGTCAAGATGAGAAGTTTAATAGTATGATTGGTGATACAAATAAAGATGATGCAACTTCTAGCGGAAGTTTAATTTTATCTATGCCTTTATATGATTATACAAAATCTTCAAAAGTTCAAGAGTCAAAAATAGAGGTTTTAAAACAAAAAGCCTTGGTAAATGATTTGAAAAATGAAACAGCATTTGAGTATGAACAGATTTTTACAAAAATTGATACATATTTAAAACAAAATGAGACAATAAATAAAAATATAAAACTTTATGAAGAGTTAATAGGTGCAAACAAAATTTCAAGTGAAGCTGGAATGACATCAAAGTATGATTTAGAGATTTTAGAAAATACAAAAACTATAAATGAGTTTGATATTTTGATAAACAAGATAAATATTTTGCAACAATATGCAAAACTATATTTTAAGATAAAAAATTAA